The genomic DNA TGTTCGACGGTCGAAGCGGCTCTGTAAAAGCAGGCCGCTAACCGACTGGCCAGTTTAAGCCAAACCGCTCCCGCTTGCACGTCCCGGCATCCGTTGTGCCCCGGGCAAATCGACGTAAATATCGACGGCACCAAAACTTGCCCGCGGCGGCTTAGCGGTACTCCCAACCGGTCAATTCGCCATCCTGACGGTTTCCATAGCGACGGAAGAGTTCGGGGTCGATCGATTGGCTCAAGAACCGCGTCGAACCATCGGCGAAGGAGAACAACGCGCCGCCTGGGTGCGTGCTGCCGAAACCGCCAACATATAAAGGCTCTTCCGACGGATCGGGCTCCGCTTGGTCGGGCAACTGGTTCAGCCGGTTGTATGCGGCGAGCAACGTTCCGGTGTTCCGCAGCGTCGCCCGCGTGCCAGAGGCCCAGCCGAGATCGTTGGCAAACGGCAACGATTCGCCCAACAGGATCGTCTGCGTGCTGCCGTCGGGGATCTGGCTGTAGCGGATGTCGCTGTTGAGGAACAACAGCCCGTTGTTGTCGGCGTCGATCGGGGCTTCGACGTCGTGATGACATCCCGAATAATTGCCGCTAACAATCTCCGGCTCGCTGTGCCTGCCGCGGCGGTAGTTGCCTGGATACGAGGGGCAATGCATCGTCGGGATGGTCTGTTGCCGCGCTTCGCGATTGACCGCTGCGTACGCACCGGCTGCCTGATCGAAGTGGTTGTACAACGCGTTCTGTTCGATAAAGGGCAGGATCTGCACGACCCAGCTAATGTGGTCGCCCGATTCGGCGCTGCGGATCGGCCCGTCGGGATTGATCACACCGGCGGGAAGGTGTTCGGTGCTGAATTCATGATGATGCATCGCCAAGCCCAACTGCGTGATGTTGTTCATGCATTGGCAGCGCCGCGCCGCTTCGCGAGCCGCTTGCACCGCCGGCAGCAACAGTCCGACCAAGATGCCGATGATCGCGATCACAACAAGTAGTTCGACCAGAGTGAATCCGCGTCGGCGCCGGCCGCCGCGATAGAGATGGGACGCATGGTTCATGGTTGTTCTCGTGGTTGAGAGGAATCGTTTGGAAAAGCAAGTCACATTGAGGACGGGATCGGAGATCTGGTTGCTGCCGCGTTCGGCAGTTTGGTTAGGGATATTCAAATTGCATCGATCGCTGTGTTCGCGCCGCAGCGTCGTCGTGCGGTTGGATGCTAGCGACGACATCGATCTGCCGCGGTGTGGCGTCGCCGGAAACGTCGATCTTCACGACGGCAGTTCCCTCGCCCGGCATCAGGTCGCGAGGCCGCCACGTTTCGCCGCGGTAGGCGTCGTCGCGCTGCAACCGCTCCGCAGCTCGCAGCGCTCCTGCATCCAGCAGCAGATCGGTCTGCCGCAGTTGCCGCAATCGTTGCGTCTCGCGCCGGCCCAGCAGTGCGCTGTGCAAGGTGCTTGCCGCCAACGCGGTTGCGATCATCATGCAGACCAGGACCGCGACGGCGATCGCGCCAGGTCGCTTCGGGTGCAAACGGTTCATTGGGCGTCGTCTCCTGTTGCGGCGGGATCCGCTGAATCGGCTGGGTTTTCGTTCGACGAGGGCATTCGTTTTTGCAGCAGTCCCACAGCGGCGATGATCTGCCGGTCGGTTCGCGGCGGAACACCTTGCAGTCCCGGATCGCTGCGGACCACGATTCCTAGACGCTGGGGCGCGTCGAGCGTTAGTAGTTCGATTTGCGACCGATCGTTTAATAAGAACAGCTCGCGGTCTTGCCGTTTGCTGTCGACCGTGGTCTGGCGTTGGATTTTGTTGCTGTCGAACGTATAGACAACGCGGGTGTCGTCGATCGCCAGTTCCAACGTCTGCGGATCGGGCAGCTCGAAGCCTTCGCTGCGATGGACGTCTTGGCGAAACTGGCGGTCCATACGGACCAACGCCCGGTCTTGGTCGGCTCTCGCTTGTCCCAGCTGGGAAAAGGTGAGCGATTGGTGGACGATTCCGATCGCCAGCAACATCACGACGCTGCCAAACGACATCGCCACGACCAATTCGACTAACGTGAAACCTGTGCAACGGCGAGGGATGCGTCGGTAGATCGGAGCGGTTTGTTGCGGTTCGTCTGTTGGATTATTCATCGTCGGTCCCCCGGATCCATCCTGTCAGCGAGAGTGGTTGCGATGGTGTCTGACGCTGCCAGTTGATTTCGATCGTTACCCGCGTGCCGTCTTCATCGCTCACTTGAACCGCCGTCAAGCTGGCGGCGGGCAACGCGGCTTGCGCGGCAGCCGATGGCTGAAGCGACTGGAGCTCCGCGCCGCGTTGGTCTTCGGGAAGTGCGAGCAAACGATCCAAATGATTCGAGAGTTCGTCGAGAGCCAGTTGATGATGGCGCGTCTGTTGCCACATCCGTCCGGCGCTCAGCGACATCGGCGCAAACGTACCGATCAACGCGACAAGCAGCGTCGCGGAGACGACAAGTTCGATCATCGAACCGCCGCCGCGTCGACAACCCCGCCGCGGCGGCGATTGGCAGCGATTGAAGGTGTGGCGAAAACACATGATCGTCGGAACTCCCAAATCAAATCTTCACAATGCAATCGAAAACAATGACGTCGACAAAACGTAAGCTCATGCCAAGATCAGAATGATTCCACTGAGGAACCCAAAAAACGCGAATCCAATCCAAGCCACAATCGCGGCCATCGCGAGCACGATCGCCGGCTGCAGCAGCGACATCAGCAACCCGACGCGGCGACCAAACTGGCGTTGATGGCGATCGGCTAGCCGGTGCATCAACCAGGCACGCGTCCCGTTGGATGTCGAACCGGCTAACGCTTCCGATTCATCGCGTTGCAGCAACCCCGCCGCCGACAGCGAACTCCACGGATCGGATCCCTGTTCGACTTCGTTTCGGGCGAACAACAGTTTGGCTCTTACGTTGCGGTCGTAGTGGTGGCGTGCCAGCGTCGACAACGCACCTCCCAGCGGCCGGCCCGCGGCAACCGCTGGCGACAACAATCGCAATAGCTCTGCCGAACGCAAACGAACGACCGGACGCAGCAGACGCGAGGCCCAGACGCGTCGATAAAATCGCTGCATCAAACCCGATGTGACCAACCGCAAGCCAGCGAATCCGACCAGTACCCATAGGAAAAACGTGCCTTCCAAAAAGCGACCGACAGCCCTCAACGAACGCATCGCCGCGGGAGGATGGTATTCGAACTCCTCGGCGATCTGCATCAACGTGGGAAAGATTCTCAAGGCTAAGAAACTGAGCACCAGTAAATACAACAGCATCATGCCAACGAGATAGAACATGCCGTAGCGAGCCGTGGGAGAGGTTTCGACGCCACCGTCGGCTGGCGTTGCCAACAACTGATCGAACGTCGCCGCAAGCGTTCCCGATTGCTGCCCAAAGCGGATCGCGAGGACCATCTCGTCGCTGAGCGCATCGGGGGTCTGTTCCAACGCCTCGACAAGCGACGATCCCGCTTGCAGGCGGCCGGCGAGTCGCAGCAAGCGGCGGCGATAGCGACCGTGATGTTCGTCGGCCAAGTTTGCGATCCACTCGGGCGTCGAAAGTCCTTGGCTGTGGGCGATCGCCAAGACGCGAAGCAGCGACCGCTGCTTTGCCGCCAACGGTTCGTTGGCGATTCGCGACGACAGACGCCAACGTTGCCCGGGGAAATTGCTAGTGATTTGCAAGCGACCCGTCGTCCGCATGCCGCGCACCAACGCACTACCGAATCGGTATGCGGTCGGGAAGTTCTGCTGGTTCAATGGGAATTTCATCTGCACACGCACTTGCTGGTTGCATGACCTGACGGGATTTGGATTCGAAACGTTGGGGCACCGGTTGGGAAGCGTTATCCCAACGAGGTGACTAGCGAGATCATCGGCATGAATAAAGCGAACACAACAAAAACGACAACCAACCCCACGGCAAGCAACGCTAGCGGGCCGACCAGCCATCGCAGCCAATCGATTCGCTGCGCTGCGCGTTCGTGGTAGATCAGTGACAGTTCACGCAGCAGGTGAATGTTGGGATGTCCGGTGGCGTTGGGTTGCAGCGCCAACAACAAGTTGGCTGGGAAATAGGTTGCTTCTCTGCTGTCGTTTAGTGTGTCGGAGGAGGTTTCCGCCGCGCCGGCCAGCGATTCGAGTTCGCGTTGGTACAGCGGATGGCCGCAGCCACGACTGCTGATCCGAAGCGCTTCGGGGATCGACGCGCCGACGCTGATCAGTTCGGCAACCGATCCGACAGCTTGCGCCATCGCTTGGACTGCTCGAGTGTTTCCCTTGAGGCTGAATAATCGGGAGCAAAGCGGGCTGCTGATCCACCAGCGGTAGATTGCGACGCTCAAGGCAATCGCTCCCGCCGCGATTATCAACTGTTTCAGCGGGGCTTGGATGATGCCGTCGGAGATCGCCACGGAGATCCGCGTCGGCAACGGAAGGTCCAGGCCAAAGTCGCGGTACATCGCCGCAAAGGTTGGGACAATTCCCCAGCTCAATCCCAGTCCGACCGCTCCAGCCAACGCCAGGATTAGAAACGGATACAACAAACTCGCCCCACGCTGACGCTGGCGCTGTTGCTGTCGCATCGTTTGCGAGAATAACAGGTGGATCCGCTGTGGCGTTTCGGCTGGGTTGAACCCGCCGACGATCACCGGCAACCAAGCTGCAGCTCGCGGATGCTGCATCCACGCATCGGCGTCGGTTTCGTTTCGCAACAGATCGATAAGTTCTTGAAGGTCGCGTTGTCCCCAGCTGTTTGGCATTTCTTCGGCCAATGCGGTCAGCGGCGGAATCAGGAGATCGCGTTGTTCAAGTGTCGCTTGGATTTGGTCGTGGAATGTTGACATCGGCCTACTCCGTTATCTGTGTCGCGATTTTGTATAACAAGTCGACGTACGGAAGCATCAAGCCCAGGCCATAGGCGAGCACCAACAGGCCGCCGATCCCGCCGCTCAGCAACATCGGCAACACAACCCGCCAACGACGGGCTTGGCTGGTCGCGGCGTCACTGTAGATTGCCGCGACTTCTCTTAGGACTTGGGAACGCGACTGGCCATCCAACTGGCCGACCAGTGCCCACCGCAGCATCGGCGGCAACGCGGCGATTGTGGGATCGTCCGGCGGAACTTGTTGCCCGATCTCTTCGGCGGTGCTCAGGTAGACGTTTGCCGTCGCCAATTCGCCCCCGAGGTCGTGACTCTGCAGTGGCAACGGCCCCACGCTCGCCAAGGCTTTGCCGGTGCTGCAGCCGACGTCCAACAGCGCTGCGACGTGGCGAGCATACGCTGCCGTCTGAAGCGACTTAAAATAACGCCGCCCACCAAACAACCATCCAAATCGCGAACGCCCCCGCCGGAGGCTCCACCAAACGATCGCAAGGATCGCGAGTACGGGGACCCCAGGGACCCAGATCGGCATCGCGTCGCGGAGCATTCCGACCAGCCGCAGACTGCCGCTGACCGGCAGCCACATCTGGGCGTAGATCGCTTCCAACCGCGGCGCGACAACTAGACAAAGCGAGATCAGGCCAAAGTAGACGACTACCACCAGGATCAGCGGACCGATCAAGGCGATTCCCATCTGGCCATGCAGGTCGCGGCGGGCCGACGCGGCAGCCGATAGTTGGTCGAGGACCTCGGTCGGGTGTTCGCACTGCACCCAGGTGCTGAGAGCCGATCGGTACGGTTTGGGAAGATCGGGGTCGCTGGCAATCGCCTGGATCAGGTCTCCTTGCCGCTCGATTCGCAGAGCCAATCGGCGTTGGATCTGCTCCAGTTGCGAGGCGAGAGCGTTCGGGGGGGCTTCAAACCCCAGCTCCATCGGCAGCCCTAAACGCTGCATCGAGAGCAGTTCTTTGTGAAAATCAACGATCTTCGTGAGCGGAGATTCGGGCATCGCATCGACAATCTGAAGAGGAGAACCAGTCGCTTGTCCGAACGATGATGCGCCGTGGACGAAGATTTATCTAAACATTCACACAAAGAAAGCGGCCCGGCGAATTTGTTGCGATGGCCATCGAATCGAGTTTCTTCGCTGTCCATGGTGGCGAGCCTGAGTTAATATTTGGTCTGAAGAAAAGTTGGCGGCTTATGCCAACACGGACGGGAACGGATTTCCTGCAAGTCAAAAAGGCTCGATGGCTGACTTTCAACTCCATATAACCGGAACTCTGGGACTGCTGCTGGGCGCTTGCCTGGCTGCAGGGGTCTTTGCCGACGTGTTGCACCTTCCGAAGGTGACCGCCTACCTTCTGGTTGGCCTTTTGGTCGGCCCCAGTTTGCTCGACTGGGTTCCGCAGGAGCACCTGGAACACTTCGACCCGATGTTGAAATTGGCGATGGCGGTCGTCTTATTCAACCTCGGCTGTGAGTTTACGTTCACCAAGTTTCGCCGCATCGCGGGACACTGTTTGGTCCTCTCGGCTGCCGAGATCTGCGCCACCTTTGGTTTAGTCTTAGTCGGTCTGTTGATGTTTGGCTGCGGCGGAAGCATGGCGCTGCTGTTGGCCTGTCTGGCGGTCGCCACCGCTCCAGCGACCACGATCCTGGTGCTGAAAGAGTTTCGTTCCGAGGGACCGGTCACCGAGAGCACCGGGTTTCTCGTGGCGATGAATAACTTCGCCTGCATCGTGTTGTTCGAGCTGGGGTTTCTGGCGATTCAACTGACGCAAGGTCAGCTGGAAACGCCGCTCTGGATGCAGGTGGGCAATGTTCTGATGAGCATCGCCGGGTCGATCGCGTTGGGAGTTCTCGGGGGTGTCGTCGTCAGTTACGGCTGCGGTCTGCTGAACATCAAACGCTGGTTGGTGCTGTTGGTTGCGACGGCGACCTTCTTATTAGGCGTCAACGAATCGCTGCAGGTTCCCTACATGTTGACCTTCTTCGTGATGGGGGTCACGGTTGCCAATACGTCCGATTCCAAGTCGAAGATCGGCGATGAACTGGATCACCTTTCGGGGCTTTTGGCCGTTCTGTTTTTTGCTGTTCACGGCACCGAACTCGATCTGCACGCATTTCTCGCAGCGGGCACGTTGGGCGCCGTCTACGTCGTCTTCCGGATCGTTGGAAAGTGGTCGGGCGTTTATTTTGCGGCTCGATTGACGCGGCAGTCGTTGGAGATGCGGCATTGGTTGGGCAGCTGCTTGTTTGCTCAAGCGGGAGCTGCGATCGCGCTCTCGACGATCGCTGTCTCGCGAAACCCGACGCTGGGAAAACCGGTGCAGGACATCATTCTCGGATCGGTCGTGTTGTTCGAGATCATCGGCCCGCTGTTCATCCGCAAATCGCTGTTGGAGACCGGCGAGGTGCCGTTGGCTCAGGCGATCAATCACGCTTCGCGGACGCCGATGGAACAGGTTCGCAGCGTCGGCGACCGCTTCCGATCGGCGGTCTGGGGAAATGCGACGCCCAACGGCGCGATGAATGGAGTGAGCGTCAACAAGCTGGTGCGGAAGACCAAAGGGATTCATCAATCGGCTCGCTTC from Rosistilla oblonga includes the following:
- a CDS encoding cation:proton antiporter codes for the protein MADFQLHITGTLGLLLGACLAAGVFADVLHLPKVTAYLLVGLLVGPSLLDWVPQEHLEHFDPMLKLAMAVVLFNLGCEFTFTKFRRIAGHCLVLSAAEICATFGLVLVGLLMFGCGGSMALLLACLAVATAPATTILVLKEFRSEGPVTESTGFLVAMNNFACIVLFELGFLAIQLTQGQLETPLWMQVGNVLMSIAGSIALGVLGGVVVSYGCGLLNIKRWLVLLVATATFLLGVNESLQVPYMLTFFVMGVTVANTSDSKSKIGDELDHLSGLLAVLFFAVHGTELDLHAFLAAGTLGAVYVVFRIVGKWSGVYFAARLTRQSLEMRHWLGSCLFAQAGAAIALSTIAVSRNPTLGKPVQDIILGSVVLFEIIGPLFIRKSLLETGEVPLAQAINHASRTPMEQVRSVGDRFRSAVWGNATPNGAMNGVSVNKLVRKTKGIHQSARFDDVIDHIEHSNDNTYPVVNDKMGVVGVIRYPLLSDVMFDLSASQLVRAEDLVSETNVVLYPDDPASRAFELFQAETDDCIPVVTSTQPHELLGVVRRSDIVHALITQRRKKK
- a CDS encoding type II secretion system F family protein yields the protein MKFPLNQQNFPTAYRFGSALVRGMRTTGRLQITSNFPGQRWRLSSRIANEPLAAKQRSLLRVLAIAHSQGLSTPEWIANLADEHHGRYRRRLLRLAGRLQAGSSLVEALEQTPDALSDEMVLAIRFGQQSGTLAATFDQLLATPADGGVETSPTARYGMFYLVGMMLLYLLVLSFLALRIFPTLMQIAEEFEYHPPAAMRSLRAVGRFLEGTFFLWVLVGFAGLRLVTSGLMQRFYRRVWASRLLRPVVRLRSAELLRLLSPAVAAGRPLGGALSTLARHHYDRNVRAKLLFARNEVEQGSDPWSSLSAAGLLQRDESEALAGSTSNGTRAWLMHRLADRHQRQFGRRVGLLMSLLQPAIVLAMAAIVAWIGFAFFGFLSGIILILA
- a CDS encoding PulJ/GspJ family protein; this translates as MNNPTDEPQQTAPIYRRIPRRCTGFTLVELVVAMSFGSVVMLLAIGIVHQSLTFSQLGQARADQDRALVRMDRQFRQDVHRSEGFELPDPQTLELAIDDTRVVYTFDSNKIQRQTTVDSKRQDRELFLLNDRSQIELLTLDAPQRLGIVVRSDPGLQGVPPRTDRQIIAAVGLLQKRMPSSNENPADSADPAATGDDAQ
- a CDS encoding DUF1559 domain-containing protein; the encoded protein is MNHASHLYRGGRRRRGFTLVELLVVIAIIGILVGLLLPAVQAAREAARRCQCMNNITQLGLAMHHHEFSTEHLPAGVINPDGPIRSAESGDHISWVVQILPFIEQNALYNHFDQAAGAYAAVNREARQQTIPTMHCPSYPGNYRRGRHSEPEIVSGNYSGCHHDVEAPIDADNNGLLFLNSDIRYSQIPDGSTQTILLGESLPFANDLGWASGTRATLRNTGTLLAAYNRLNQLPDQAEPDPSEEPLYVGGFGSTHPGGALFSFADGSTRFLSQSIDPELFRRYGNRQDGELTGWEYR
- a CDS encoding type II secretion system F family protein; protein product: MSTFHDQIQATLEQRDLLIPPLTALAEEMPNSWGQRDLQELIDLLRNETDADAWMQHPRAAAWLPVIVGGFNPAETPQRIHLLFSQTMRQQQRQRQRGASLLYPFLILALAGAVGLGLSWGIVPTFAAMYRDFGLDLPLPTRISVAISDGIIQAPLKQLIIAAGAIALSVAIYRWWISSPLCSRLFSLKGNTRAVQAMAQAVGSVAELISVGASIPEALRISSRGCGHPLYQRELESLAGAAETSSDTLNDSREATYFPANLLLALQPNATGHPNIHLLRELSLIYHERAAQRIDWLRWLVGPLALLAVGLVVVFVVFALFMPMISLVTSLG